The Xenopus laevis strain J_2021 chromosome 7S, Xenopus_laevis_v10.1, whole genome shotgun sequence genome includes a window with the following:
- the LOC121396012 gene encoding uncharacterized protein LOC121396012, protein MLEECPCSENDKRIRLVENRRPPASRVVRIFRMGQDTVTARECLKALEDVYGTCDHPHFWLQKFYSLRQREMEEVSVFVQRLYDILCKMVQKNIITRGEVEDKMRDQLLCSLHGEQSVSTVLRIKYRHGPPPTFGDLMLTVKELEAELHYATANTSREDGPTAKFPVAPMRGVRKVGKEVSREPRRRLFLSESRNAISSPKCFRCGHLGHRVQECPMPEDGGHLQSNAGQLSKKPGYSPQKMGSLCLPGVGRRCTFELVVNDVPTTALFDTGSQLTIIHRPFYQRYLSHLPLQPVGAMPVFGVGQLPTYMDGSVNVLLHIPGVMGERDEPVSVTAYVGPPSGGRETTPVILGSNVNVVEEAFLSLFQPKAATTSNAVPGVPEVSKFCQTSNPELPGGCVGNPWHPMEIPPGGVYSLKVYVEIVPATCGSFYLLETNPVDADLNGWEIVPERKDYRYRCPRTDVVTVKNITSHSVVIPAWRTVAYCYPVECVDSCPVQMGSPDAKLAFHLEEGEDPPEHRRKLEGRLASYSDVFSVDDMDMGCARHAEHRIRLSDATPFRERSRRIPPRDLEDVRNYLNMLQDQKIIVESCSPYASPIVIVWKKNGSVRLCVDYRTLNRCTIPDQYTLPRIDEALDALHGSAWFSVMDLRSGYYQIPMDPEDQEKTAFICPLGFYQFTRMPQGISGAPATFQRLMEKVLGDLTPRHCIVYLDDIIVFGSILEEHDIRLFNVLERLRQGGLKLSLDKYKFAWKSVRFIGDIVSADGVATDPEKVAAVLNWPKPSNVTELRLFLGFCGYYRRFVEGYSKIAHPLNGLLKGSNTKERSSVASQFQNNWSLECEEAFQTLK, encoded by the coding sequence ATGCTGGAGGAGTGTCCGTGTTCAGAGAATGACAAGCGGATTCGATTGGTTGAAAATCGACGGCCTCCCGCTAGCAGAGTGGTTAGGATATTTCGTATGGGGCAGGATACAGTCACCGCTAGGGAGTGCTTGAAAGCCCTGGAGGATGTATATGGGACATGTGATCATCCTCATTTCTGGTTACAAAAATTCTACAGTTTGAGACAAAGGGAGATGGAGGAAGTTTCTGTTTTTGTGCAGCGCTTATATGATATATTGTGCAAAATGGTGCAGAAGAATATAATCACCCGAGGAGAAGTTGAAGATAAGATGAGGGATCAGCTTTTATGTAGCCTGCATGGGGAACAGTCGGTGTCTACTGTATTAAGGATAAAATACCGGCATGGTCCTCCTCCCACTTTTGGAGATCTTATGCTTACGGTGAAAGAGTTGGAGGCTGAATTACATTATGCGACTGCTAATACCTCCAGAGAAGATGGTCCTACTGCAAAATTCCCTGTGGCACCGATGAGAGGTGTTCGAAAAGTCGGGAAAGAAGTTTCCAGGGAACCGCGCCGGAGGCTCTTTTTGTCAGAGTCTCGGAATGCAATCTCTTCCCCAAAGTGTTTCCGATGTGGACACCTGGGACACCGTGTGCAGGAGTGTCCCATGCCTGAGGATGGTGGACACTTACAGAGTAACGCGGGGCAACTATCCAAGAAGCCTGGATATTCACCCCAGAAGATGGGTTCTCTTTGTCTTCCAGGAGTAGGCCGACGTTGCACTTTTGAACTGGTGGTTAATGATGTTCCGACAACTGCTTTGTTTGATACGGGTTCACAATTGACCATCATTCACCGTCCCTTCTACCAAAGATATCTAAGCCATTTACCATTGCAGCCTGTAGGAGCTATGCCTGTATTTGGGGTAGGACAGCTCCCCACTTATATGGATGGGAGTGTAAACGTATTATTGCACATTCCTGGAGTAATGGGGGAGCGAGATGAACCTGTTTCAGTGACTGCATATGTGGGTCCTCCATCTGGAGGTAGAGAGACCACCCCGGTGATTTTAGGCTCCAATGTGAACGTGGTGGAGGAGGCCTTTTTGAGTCTTTTTCAGCCAAAGGCTGCAACTACTTCAAATGCTGTACCTGGAGTTCCGGAAGTGTCTAAGTTTTGCCAGACTTCCAACCCAGAGTTGCCGGGAGGTTGTGTAGGAAACCCGTGGCATCCTATGGAGATTCCACCAGGGGGAGTCTACAGCCTTAAAGTATATGTGGAGATTGTGCCTGCTACTTGTGGTAGTTTTTACTTGTTGGAAACCAACCCGGTAGACGCTGATTTGAATGGATGGGAGATAGTTCCTGAGAGGAAAGACTATCGCTATAGGTGCCCTCGAACAGATGTGGTCACTGTCAAGAATATCACTTCTCACTCGGTGGTGATACCTGCCTGGCGTACAGTGGCATACTGTTATCCCGTAGAGTGTGTAGATTCGTGCCCTGTTCAAATGGGGTCACCCGACGCTAAACTGGCTTTTCATCTGGAAGAAGGTGAAGATCCTCCAGAACATCGAAGAAAGCTAGAAGGGCGACTAGCATCATACAGTGATGTGTTCTCTGTGGATGACATGGACATGGGATGTGCTAGGCATGCTGAACACCGAATACGGTTGAGTGATGCTACTCCTTTCCGAGAGAGGTCCAGGCGGATTCCTCCTAGAGATTTAGAGGATGTTCGGAATTATCTAAATATGTTGCAGGATCAGAAGATAATTGTAGAATCTTGCAGTCCCTATGCCTCTCCAATTGTGATAGTATGGAAGAAGAATGGCAGTGTTCGGCTGTGTGTGGATTATCGAACCCTTAACCGATGCACTATACCCGATCAGTATACATTACCTCGTATTGATGAGGCGCTTGATGCATTACATGGCAGTGCTTGGTTTTCGGTGATGGATTTGAGGTCGGGGTATTATCAAATTCCCATGGACCCTGAGGATCAAGAAAAGACTGCTTTTATTTGCCCGTTAGGGTTTTATCAATTCACTCGAATGCCTCAAGGCATAAGTGGGGCACCTGCCACATTCCAGCGCCTTATGGAAAAGGTGTTGGGAGATTTAACTCCTCGACACTGTATAGTGTATTTGGATGACATTATAGTGTTTGGGTCTATCTTGGAGGAACATGATATTAGACTATTTAATGTGTTGGAGCGTCTCCGACAGGGAGGCTTAAAGCTCTCCCTGGACAAGTACAAGTTTGCTTGGAAGTCTGTACGGTTTATAGGAGACATAGTGTCTGCAGATGGAGTTGCTACGGATCCTGAAAAAGTAGCTGCTGTGCTAAATTGGCCTAAACCCAGCAACGTGACTGAATTGAGATTGTTcttggggttttgtggatatTATCGGCGGTTTGTGGAAGGATATTCTAAAATTGCTCATCCTCTGAATGGACTGTTGAAAGGTAGTAATACTAAAGAGAGATCTTCGGTGGCCTCCCAGTTTCAAAACAATTGGTCTCTGGAATGCGAAGAAGCTTTCCAGACTTTGAAGTAA